In a single window of the Terriglobus roseus genome:
- a CDS encoding M28 family peptidase has translation MKANWIVLAGTLVLASACSVLMGQEKEDRTLLSQQQMTAIINEVSGERAMHHVQELVPYQFVRPTSEYQSHFREAEAMARMAKEYGFSNVAIEDYPTGQTWQPTVGELWTSSPKNSKIYDIHDIPESLASTNANGDISGDLVSVGQGAAADFAGKDVKGKFVLSLAPSGLAAIYGRAAAAGAIGVVGISAIGAGDRAVDYPNAVVWTTVVAQPNTAAWAVSPKVARELETMLNRGQKVTMRSITKSEQVPNKQEIVHAEIPGDGSTTQEVAIGGHLFESYIKQGANDDSSGCALTLEIGRAYLKLIAEGKLPRPKRTINFQWVQEISGTNAWFNAHPDKQKVIIGDLNFDMEALRLSQSRSFWILQRTPDTFPSYINDIAQSPMEYIAEVSRERVRYRATGYGASQPVESPNGSTDAFYIKVDKHYGSSDHVTYMQHGIPAVMFITWPDMWYHSSQDTPDKQDPTQYKRAAAVGTASLMALASGTDEMAARILSENIGRGLARMGESHTKGLGYMADATDAASLTDGYKEARIAVLHQAEVEKGVVTSASVLWTNADSGKQKTSAFLPLIDQRATELLSEVKAAYQLQALQRGVPAAEPVMTAQEKEAANLMVEGVARPGGLGGPGGGGGGGQRGAAPTGPQLPQEMNAEFAILLGKHKTALEIRDFLSGEFTPLPLADLMAVLHARETAGTVKLTVKAETPAKTGKAGKRASK, from the coding sequence ATGAAAGCGAATTGGATCGTTCTAGCGGGCACCTTGGTGCTGGCCTCGGCTTGTAGCGTCCTGATGGGACAGGAAAAAGAAGATCGAACGCTGTTATCGCAGCAGCAGATGACGGCCATCATCAATGAAGTGTCCGGCGAGCGAGCGATGCATCATGTGCAGGAGCTGGTGCCCTACCAGTTTGTTCGGCCGACGTCGGAGTACCAGTCGCATTTCCGCGAGGCGGAGGCGATGGCGCGCATGGCCAAGGAGTATGGTTTCAGCAACGTTGCCATCGAAGACTATCCGACCGGCCAGACGTGGCAGCCCACCGTCGGCGAACTGTGGACGTCGTCGCCGAAGAACTCGAAGATCTATGACATTCATGACATCCCCGAATCGCTTGCATCGACCAATGCCAACGGCGATATCAGCGGTGACCTGGTCAGCGTAGGCCAGGGCGCGGCTGCGGACTTCGCAGGTAAGGACGTGAAGGGCAAGTTCGTTCTGTCGCTGGCGCCCAGTGGTCTTGCCGCGATCTATGGCCGCGCGGCCGCTGCCGGCGCCATTGGCGTGGTGGGCATCAGCGCGATTGGCGCGGGCGACCGTGCAGTGGACTACCCGAACGCCGTTGTCTGGACAACCGTGGTTGCGCAGCCGAATACAGCAGCGTGGGCCGTCTCGCCAAAGGTCGCGCGTGAGTTGGAGACGATGCTGAACCGTGGCCAGAAGGTCACGATGCGCTCCATCACCAAGAGCGAGCAGGTACCCAACAAGCAGGAGATTGTTCACGCGGAAATCCCCGGCGATGGCAGCACCACGCAGGAAGTGGCGATTGGCGGACACCTGTTTGAGTCCTACATCAAGCAGGGCGCGAATGATGACAGCTCGGGATGTGCGCTGACGCTTGAGATCGGCCGTGCTTACCTGAAGCTGATCGCTGAGGGTAAGCTGCCGCGGCCAAAGCGCACGATCAACTTCCAATGGGTGCAGGAGATCAGCGGTACCAACGCCTGGTTCAATGCACACCCGGACAAGCAGAAGGTCATCATTGGCGATCTGAACTTTGATATGGAGGCGTTGCGCCTGAGCCAGAGCCGCAGCTTCTGGATCCTGCAGCGCACGCCCGACACCTTTCCGTCGTATATCAATGACATTGCGCAGAGCCCGATGGAGTACATCGCAGAAGTTTCGCGGGAGCGTGTTCGCTATCGCGCCACGGGCTATGGCGCATCGCAGCCGGTGGAGTCGCCCAACGGCAGCACCGATGCGTTCTACATCAAGGTCGATAAGCACTACGGCTCCAGCGATCACGTGACGTACATGCAGCATGGCATTCCTGCTGTCATGTTCATCACGTGGCCGGACATGTGGTATCACTCGTCGCAGGACACCCCGGACAAGCAGGATCCTACGCAGTACAAGCGTGCGGCTGCGGTTGGAACTGCGTCCCTCATGGCTCTCGCATCCGGCACGGATGAGATGGCGGCTCGCATTCTGAGTGAGAACATCGGCCGCGGCCTGGCGCGCATGGGCGAGTCCCATACGAAGGGCCTGGGCTACATGGCGGATGCCACGGACGCGGCCTCGCTGACCGATGGCTATAAGGAAGCGCGCATCGCCGTTCTTCACCAGGCCGAGGTCGAGAAGGGCGTCGTCACCTCTGCGAGCGTGCTATGGACGAACGCCGATAGCGGCAAGCAGAAGACGTCGGCCTTCCTGCCACTTATCGACCAGCGCGCCACAGAACTATTGAGCGAGGTGAAGGCAGCGTACCAACTGCAGGCTTTGCAGCGCGGCGTGCCCGCTGCAGAACCGGTCATGACGGCGCAGGAGAAGGAAGCAGCCAATCTTATGGTCGAAGGGGTCGCCCGCCCCGGCGGCCTGGGTGGACCCGGTGGGGGTGGTGGTGGCGGACAACGCGGCGCTGCGCCTACCGGTCCTCAACTGCCGCAGGAGATGAACGCGGAGTTCGCGATTCTGCTGGGGAAGCATAAGACAGCCCTGGAAATTCGAGACTTCCTATCCGGAGAATTCACGCCGCTGCCTCTCGCCGATCTGATGGCCGTGCTGCATGCGCGCGAGACCGCCGGTACAGTGAAGCTGACCGTGAAGGCAGAGACTCCTGCGAAGACAGGCAAGGCAGGGAAGAGGGCAAGCAAGTAA
- a CDS encoding MFS transporter, with the protein MTGRQENSTAYGVLGAASLCHMLNDMVQSLFIAAYPIFKGNFHLSFGQIGALTLVFQITASLLQPVVGLYTDRKPLPYSLPFGMTISLAGLLTLAFAPSYAMLLLGGALLGIGSSIFHPESSRLARLASGGAHGMAQSIFQVGGNFGSSLGPLLIAFVVLPRGQQSLAWFSLASLLGIVLLSGLGRWYQLHGRTIHKKQIAAKVQTLTRRQVGRALAVLIALTMSKYFYLASITSYYVFYLMQHFRLSQKDAQLDLFLFLAAVAAGTVIGGPVGDRIGRKKVIWISIAGVLPLTLLLPYVSLPITVVLSVLIGLVLASAFSAILVYAQELMPGRVGMVSGLFFGLAFGLGGLGAALLGTLADHTSIVFVYKVCAFLPALGLLTVLLPNLGGDGGGRPSPTPSLDAEELPA; encoded by the coding sequence ATGACGGGCAGGCAAGAGAATTCAACAGCATACGGAGTGCTGGGCGCGGCCAGCCTCTGCCACATGCTGAATGACATGGTGCAGTCGCTGTTCATTGCGGCTTACCCGATTTTCAAAGGCAACTTCCATCTGTCATTCGGCCAGATTGGCGCGCTGACGCTGGTCTTCCAGATCACCGCGTCGCTGTTACAGCCGGTGGTGGGTCTGTATACGGATCGCAAACCGCTGCCGTACTCGCTGCCCTTTGGCATGACTATCTCTCTAGCCGGGCTGCTGACACTTGCATTCGCTCCCAGCTACGCCATGCTGCTACTGGGTGGAGCGCTGCTTGGCATTGGGTCTTCGATCTTTCATCCGGAGTCATCGCGGCTGGCGCGGCTCGCATCCGGTGGCGCGCACGGCATGGCGCAGTCAATCTTCCAGGTGGGCGGAAACTTCGGTTCGTCGCTGGGGCCGCTACTGATCGCGTTCGTGGTGCTGCCGCGTGGCCAGCAGAGCCTGGCGTGGTTCTCACTGGCGTCGCTGTTGGGCATTGTGTTGCTGTCGGGACTTGGCCGCTGGTACCAGTTGCATGGACGCACCATACACAAGAAGCAGATCGCTGCGAAGGTGCAGACCCTGACGCGCAGACAGGTGGGCCGCGCGCTCGCCGTGCTGATTGCGCTCACCATGTCGAAGTACTTTTATCTGGCAAGCATCACCAGCTACTACGTCTTTTACCTGATGCAGCACTTCCGTCTTTCGCAGAAGGACGCGCAGCTGGACCTGTTCCTGTTTCTGGCAGCAGTGGCCGCCGGTACAGTCATTGGCGGGCCGGTGGGAGATCGCATTGGTCGCAAGAAGGTGATCTGGATCTCGATTGCCGGCGTATTGCCGCTGACGCTACTGCTGCCGTATGTGTCGCTGCCGATAACGGTGGTGCTCAGTGTGTTGATCGGGCTGGTGCTTGCGTCGGCCTTCTCGGCCATCCTGGTCTACGCGCAGGAGCTGATGCCCGGGCGTGTGGGCATGGTTTCCGGACTCTTCTTTGGTCTGGCCTTCGGTCTTGGAGGGTTGGGCGCGGCGCTGCTGGGCACGCTGGCGGATCACACAAGTATTGTGTTTGTGTACAAGGTCTGCGCGTTCCTGCCGGCGCTTGGTTTGCTGACCGTGCTGCTACCGAATCTTGGCGGCGATGGCGGCGGTAGACCTTCGCCGACACCTTCGCTGGATGCAGAG